A portion of the Blastochloris tepida genome contains these proteins:
- a CDS encoding phage head spike fiber domain-containing protein, translated as MLGTGLDLPTLARRRSAPWYRPDDVLRILPGTNRAMVRLGSGAVVEGTIETLIALGCLTYSRTGSAWAADRSGAVHIFASNQPRITDAGMTIEPAATNHIANSAMQGAVLGILGAGGALPAGWSTSGGTGLTKEIVEIATEDGIPCVTIRFYGTNADNYGTIVFGGIFGLLTATPYAASAFIKLVSGSLSVLTSRVLKLRYNLSPSGQTDINSAQLSITSGRLSSNRSSCAAVTAGTLTGTGQFMFVFNNGPGAAIDFTLKFGCPQVEVGTAATSPILTTGSAATRAADDFRCPTSGLSLPTSGTLVAEFVPGVPLDAIYAGEAYALGIDDAGSTRLALRAHGTARGPRLVVGDGEGVATAGPAAGVAAGNVCRAVATFSAAAADNRLSVNGIFAGASERRCVFDLPAAIGLGQVHNGGAGFMSGVAREWAIRSSVLTADDTNAESARYTA; from the coding sequence ATGCTCGGAACCGGACTTGACCTGCCGACGCTCGCCCGGCGCCGCAGCGCGCCCTGGTATCGCCCCGACGACGTGCTGCGCATCCTGCCCGGCACCAACCGCGCCATGGTGCGGCTCGGCTCGGGTGCCGTCGTCGAGGGCACGATCGAGACGCTGATCGCGCTCGGCTGTCTCACCTATTCGCGCACCGGCTCGGCCTGGGCCGCCGACCGCTCCGGTGCGGTGCACATCTTTGCGAGCAACCAGCCGCGCATCACCGATGCCGGCATGACCATCGAGCCGGCGGCGACCAACCACATCGCCAACAGCGCGATGCAGGGGGCCGTTCTCGGCATTCTCGGCGCCGGCGGCGCGCTGCCGGCGGGCTGGTCGACCTCCGGCGGCACAGGTCTGACGAAGGAGATCGTCGAGATCGCCACCGAGGATGGCATTCCCTGCGTGACCATCCGGTTCTACGGCACGAATGCCGACAACTACGGCACCATCGTGTTCGGCGGGATTTTCGGCCTTCTCACCGCGACACCCTACGCGGCATCGGCGTTCATCAAGCTGGTAAGCGGCTCGCTGAGCGTGCTGACGTCGCGGGTCTTGAAGCTGCGCTACAATCTGTCGCCGAGCGGCCAGACCGACATCAACAGCGCGCAGCTTTCGATCACGAGCGGGCGTCTGTCGTCGAACCGCTCTTCGTGCGCAGCCGTGACCGCGGGAACGCTGACGGGAACCGGCCAGTTCATGTTCGTCTTCAACAACGGCCCGGGCGCCGCGATCGACTTCACCCTGAAGTTCGGCTGCCCGCAAGTCGAAGTCGGAACGGCCGCGACCTCGCCGATCCTGACCACCGGCAGCGCCGCCACCCGCGCCGCCGACGATTTCCGCTGCCCGACCTCGGGGCTCTCGCTGCCCACGAGCGGCACGCTGGTGGCGGAGTTCGTCCCCGGCGTGCCGCTCGACGCCATCTATGCCGGCGAAGCCTACGCGCTCGGCATCGACGACGCCGGCAGCACGCGCCTCGCCTTGCGCGCGCACGGCACCGCCAGGGGTCCGCGGCTCGTCGTCGGCGACGGCGAGGGCGTGGCCACCGCCGGCCCTGCGGCGGGCGTCGCGGCGGGCAATGTCTGCCGCGCGGTGGCGACGTTCAGTGCGGCGGCCGCCGACAACAGATTGTCGGTTAACGGAATCTTTGCAGGCGCCAGCGAACGTAGATGCGTCTTCGACCTGCCGGCGGCGATCGGCCTGGGCCAGGTCCACAATGGCGGCGCGGGCTTCATGTCCGGCGTCGCCAGGGAGTGGGCCATCCGCTCGAGCGTCCTCACCGCCGACGACACCAACGCTGAAAGTGCGAGATACACGGCATGA
- a CDS encoding baseplate multidomain protein megatron has product MASLILSSIGGAIGAAFGGPVGAVLGRTLGGLGGGLIDKALFGTTTHRASEGPRLDDLEVMGSTEGAAIPRLYGRARLAGELIWATNLQEVVSTRTETSGGKGGGGSSVETTETTYRYYANFALGLCEGPVAGIGRVWADGKALDMRALTVRLHPGSETQEPDPLILAKQGASGAPAYRGLAYLVFERLPLAAFGNRIPQIQVEVIRPVGRLETMIRAVTLIPGATEFGYDTRAVSRVVGRGAYETENRHAPGADTDLVVSLDRLQALCPALERIALVVTWFGTDLRAGHCRVEPRVDRTSKSTTGAAWSVAGRTRASATQVSRVDGRPAFGGTPADGSILRAIAEMKARGLKVTLVPFVMMDIAADNTLADPWTGGASQPAFPWRGRITCDPAPGRPGSPDGTAAATTQVAALFGSARADHFTVSGSAVSYSGPNERTLRRMVLHCAALAKAAGGVDAILVGSEFEALTRVRSGPGAYPAVDQLVALVAEVKKLAGSGTKISYAANWSEYGADVRDSGAEVRFPLDPLWASPDIDMVAIDWYPPLADWRDGVHLDSARAATPHERTYLAANISGGEAFDWFYADDAARQAQIRTPITDGAFGKPWVFRQKDLVGWWMNAHHERAGGSELSTPTAWVPMSKPIWFTELGCPAVDKGANRPSCFPDAKSSEGTLPPFSNGRRDDLIQRRVLEVSLQAFDPAFGAGDDTNPRSPAGLHMVDPAAVHLWTWDARPHPWFPHATDVWSDGPNWETGHWLTGRLGQATLDGLVEAVLAGWDVAADATALKGSLDGYVIDRPMSARDALEPLALACGFSALEAGGALVFRPRGGEAVATLNEDDLVLPVEGDLLKLVRGQESELPLEITLGYTDAEADYRRAAARSRRLVGASRRVSHADLAIVTFDAEAERLAERWLQDAWAGRETASFALPKSRLDLMPGDVVRLVHRNQERLVEITAIVDEEARQVSARGIDPDAFDIAVRPGSARAPEVAPALGPPAVHALDLPALAEPPVLQHLAVFATPWPGAMTLWRSTDGASFEAVAQAALPAIVGETLDDLAPGPLWRWDRAHSVRVQLAGGALAALPESSVLDGGNAAALRHADGSWEVIQFAHAELVAAGIYRLSHLLRGQLGTEHAVKALPAGAPFVVIDRALTAVESDVARIGRPVIWRVGPAGRDHADDAVTELVATPTAVALKPLAPVRVNARRTAAGITIAWIRRTRIGGDGFDLAEVPLGEAVEAYEIDILDGGAVKRTLQAASPFVLYPAASEHADFGTPQTTLSLRVVQMSATAGRGLAAEVTRDVR; this is encoded by the coding sequence ATGGCCTCGCTGATCCTGTCCTCGATCGGCGGCGCGATCGGCGCCGCATTCGGCGGGCCGGTCGGCGCCGTTCTCGGCCGCACGCTGGGCGGACTCGGCGGCGGGCTGATCGACAAGGCGCTGTTCGGCACCACCACCCACCGCGCCAGCGAAGGCCCGCGCCTCGACGATCTCGAAGTGATGGGCTCGACCGAGGGCGCCGCCATTCCGCGCCTCTATGGCCGCGCGCGGCTGGCGGGCGAGCTGATCTGGGCGACCAATCTGCAGGAGGTGGTCTCCACCCGCACCGAGACCAGCGGCGGCAAGGGCGGCGGGGGCAGCAGCGTCGAGACCACCGAGACCACCTATCGCTACTACGCCAATTTCGCGCTGGGGCTCTGCGAGGGCCCGGTCGCCGGCATCGGCCGGGTGTGGGCCGACGGCAAGGCGCTGGACATGCGGGCGCTGACCGTCCGCCTCCACCCCGGCAGCGAGACCCAGGAGCCCGATCCGCTGATCCTCGCCAAGCAGGGGGCGAGTGGGGCGCCGGCCTATCGCGGGCTCGCCTATCTGGTGTTCGAGCGCCTGCCGCTTGCCGCCTTCGGCAACCGCATTCCGCAGATCCAGGTCGAGGTCATCCGTCCGGTCGGCCGGCTGGAGACCATGATCCGCGCCGTGACGCTGATCCCCGGCGCCACCGAGTTCGGCTACGACACCCGCGCCGTCTCCCGCGTCGTCGGTCGCGGCGCCTACGAGACCGAGAACCGCCACGCGCCGGGCGCCGACACCGATCTCGTCGTGTCGCTCGACCGGCTGCAGGCGCTCTGCCCGGCGCTGGAGCGCATCGCGCTGGTGGTGACCTGGTTCGGCACCGATCTGCGCGCCGGCCACTGCCGCGTCGAGCCCCGCGTCGACCGCACCAGCAAATCGACCACCGGCGCCGCGTGGTCGGTGGCGGGCCGCACTCGCGCCAGCGCCACGCAGGTGTCGCGGGTGGACGGCCGCCCGGCCTTCGGCGGCACGCCCGCCGACGGCTCGATCCTGCGCGCCATCGCCGAGATGAAGGCGCGCGGGCTGAAGGTGACGCTGGTGCCGTTCGTGATGATGGACATTGCCGCGGACAACACGCTCGCCGACCCGTGGACCGGCGGCGCGTCGCAGCCCGCTTTTCCCTGGCGCGGCCGCATCACCTGCGATCCGGCCCCCGGACGGCCGGGCTCGCCGGACGGCACCGCTGCTGCGACGACGCAGGTGGCGGCGCTGTTCGGCAGCGCCCGCGCCGATCATTTCACGGTCTCGGGCAGCGCGGTCTCCTATTCCGGTCCGAACGAGAGGACGCTGCGCCGCATGGTGCTGCACTGCGCGGCGCTGGCCAAGGCCGCGGGCGGCGTCGATGCCATCCTGGTGGGCTCCGAATTCGAGGCGCTGACGCGGGTGCGCTCGGGCCCCGGCGCCTATCCGGCGGTGGACCAGCTTGTCGCGCTCGTCGCCGAGGTGAAAAAGCTTGCCGGAAGCGGCACCAAGATCTCCTACGCCGCCAATTGGAGCGAATACGGCGCCGACGTGCGCGATAGCGGCGCCGAGGTGCGCTTCCCGCTCGATCCGCTGTGGGCCTCGCCCGACATCGACATGGTGGCGATCGACTGGTACCCGCCGCTTGCCGACTGGCGCGACGGCGTGCACCTCGACTCCGCGCGCGCCGCCACGCCGCACGAGCGCACCTATCTCGCCGCCAACATAAGCGGCGGCGAGGCGTTCGACTGGTTCTATGCCGATGACGCCGCGCGGCAGGCGCAGATCCGCACGCCGATCACCGATGGCGCGTTCGGCAAGCCTTGGGTGTTCCGCCAGAAGGATCTCGTTGGCTGGTGGATGAATGCCCACCATGAGCGCGCGGGCGGCAGCGAGCTTTCGACGCCCACCGCCTGGGTGCCGATGTCGAAGCCCATCTGGTTCACCGAGCTTGGCTGCCCGGCGGTGGACAAGGGCGCCAACCGGCCGAGCTGCTTTCCCGACGCCAAATCGTCGGAGGGCACGCTGCCGCCGTTCTCCAACGGCCGGCGCGACGATCTCATCCAGCGCCGCGTGCTGGAGGTGTCGCTTCAGGCATTCGATCCGGCGTTCGGCGCCGGCGACGACACCAATCCGCGCTCGCCCGCGGGCCTGCACATGGTTGATCCCGCGGCGGTTCATCTGTGGACCTGGGATGCCCGCCCGCACCCGTGGTTTCCGCACGCCACCGACGTGTGGTCGGACGGGCCGAACTGGGAGACCGGCCATTGGCTGACCGGCCGGCTGGGGCAGGCCACGCTCGATGGGCTGGTCGAGGCCGTGCTCGCCGGCTGGGATGTCGCGGCCGATGCCACGGCGCTCAAGGGCAGTCTCGACGGCTATGTGATCGACCGGCCGATGTCGGCGCGCGACGCGCTGGAGCCGTTGGCGCTGGCCTGCGGCTTCTCGGCGCTGGAAGCGGGCGGGGCGCTGGTGTTCCGCCCGCGCGGCGGCGAGGCGGTGGCGACCCTCAACGAAGACGATCTGGTGCTGCCGGTAGAGGGCGATCTGCTCAAGCTGGTGCGCGGCCAGGAGAGCGAGCTGCCGCTGGAGATCACCCTCGGCTACACCGACGCCGAGGCCGACTACCGCCGTGCCGCCGCCCGCTCGCGCCGCCTCGTCGGTGCGAGCCGCCGCGTCAGCCACGCCGATCTCGCCATCGTCACCTTCGACGCCGAGGCCGAGCGGCTCGCCGAGCGCTGGCTGCAGGACGCCTGGGCCGGCCGCGAGACCGCGAGCTTCGCGCTGCCGAAAAGCCGGCTCGACCTGATGCCGGGCGACGTGGTGCGGCTCGTCCATCGCAACCAGGAACGCCTCGTCGAGATCACCGCGATCGTCGACGAGGAGGCACGGCAGGTGAGCGCGCGCGGCATCGACCCCGACGCCTTCGACATCGCCGTGCGGCCGGGCAGCGCCCGCGCGCCGGAGGTGGCCCCCGCGCTCGGTCCGCCGGCCGTCCATGCGCTCGATCTGCCGGCGCTGGCCGAGCCGCCGGTGCTGCAGCATCTGGCGGTGTTCGCCACGCCCTGGCCGGGCGCCATGACGCTGTGGCGCTCCACCGATGGCGCGAGCTTCGAGGCGGTGGCCCAGGCGGCGCTGCCGGCGATCGTCGGCGAGACGCTGGACGATCTCGCGCCCGGTCCGCTGTGGCGCTGGGACCGCGCGCATTCGGTGCGGGTGCAGCTTGCCGGCGGCGCGCTCGCAGCCCTGCCGGAGTCGTCCGTGCTCGACGGCGGCAATGCCGCGGCGCTCCGGCACGCGGACGGCAGCTGGGAGGTGATCCAATTCGCGCACGCCGAGCTGGTGGCGGCGGGCATCTATCGCCTGTCGCATCTGCTGCGCGGCCAGCTCGGCACCGAGCACGCGGTGAAAGCGCTGCCGGCCGGCGCGCCGTTCGTGGTGATCGACCGCGCGCTGACGGCGGTCGAGAGCGACGTCGCCCGCATCGGCCGCCCGGTGATCTGGCGCGTCGGCCCCGCCGGCCGCGACCATGCCGACGACGCGGTGACCGAGCTGGTCGCGACGCCGACCGCGGTCGCCTTGAAGCCGCTGGCGCCGGTGCGCGTCAACGCGCGGCGCACGGCGGCAGGCATCACGATCGCCTGGATCCGCCGCACCCGCATCGGTGGCGACGGCTTCGACCTCGCCGAGGTGCCGCTCGGCGAGGCGGTTGAAGCCTACGAGATCGACATTCTCGACGGCGGCGCGGTGAAACGCACGCTGCAGGCCGCGTCGCCGTTTGTGCTCTATCCCGCCGCATCCGAGCACGCCGATTTCGGCACGCCGCAGACGACGCTGTCGCTGCGCGTGGTGCAGATGTCGGCGACCGCCGGCCGCGGCCTTGCCGCCGAGGTGACGCGCGATGTCCGATAG
- a CDS encoding phage tail tape measure protein, protein MDDDDFAAADLREATATLSDARNEMADLSAAARSFGSAISTAMKAATTEGKAFDDVLKTLGLRLLKIGADAAGKLIAANLAGLTHGAFAASGAGEVTAFAKGGVVGAPSLFAMPAGLGLMGESGAEAIVPLARGADGRLGVRTDTNGAAPASVVVNVTTADAASFRRSEAQIASLLARAVARGQRTL, encoded by the coding sequence ATGGACGACGACGATTTCGCCGCGGCCGATCTGCGCGAGGCCACCGCCACGCTGTCGGATGCGCGCAATGAAATGGCCGATCTCTCCGCCGCCGCCCGCAGCTTCGGCTCCGCCATCTCGACGGCGATGAAGGCGGCCACCACCGAGGGCAAGGCGTTCGACGACGTGCTGAAGACGCTCGGCCTGCGGCTGCTGAAGATCGGCGCCGACGCCGCGGGCAAGCTGATCGCCGCGAACCTCGCCGGCCTGACGCATGGGGCGTTCGCGGCCTCGGGTGCAGGCGAGGTCACCGCCTTCGCCAAGGGCGGCGTGGTCGGCGCACCGTCGCTGTTCGCGATGCCGGCGGGGCTTGGCCTGATGGGCGAGAGCGGCGCCGAGGCCATCGTGCCGCTGGCGCGCGGCGCCGATGGCCGGCTCGGCGTGCGCACGGATACGAATGGCGCCGCACCCGCGTCGGTCGTCGTCAATGTGACGACCGCGGATGCGGCGAGTTTCCGCCGCTCGGAGGCGCAGATCGCGAGCCTGCTCGCCCGCGCCGTGGCGCGCGGCCAGCGAACCTTGTGA
- a CDS encoding gene transfer agent family protein gives MPNRYRGEIEAELSGRRRRLVLTLGALAELEQALGAPDLATLAARFEGGRLAAREVAAIIGAGLRGAGEAIGEAEVLALTHPEGARGLVRLAADLLVATFAPEDAPNPPQPGPAAVRAMDAASCPGGAG, from the coding sequence ATGCCCAACCGATACCGCGGCGAGATCGAGGCGGAGCTCTCCGGCCGCCGCCGGCGCCTGGTGCTGACGCTCGGCGCGCTGGCCGAACTCGAACAGGCGCTGGGCGCGCCCGATCTTGCAACGCTCGCCGCGCGCTTCGAGGGCGGGCGGCTGGCGGCGCGCGAGGTCGCGGCCATCATCGGCGCCGGCCTGCGCGGCGCGGGCGAGGCGATCGGCGAGGCAGAGGTGCTGGCGCTGACCCACCCCGAGGGCGCGCGCGGGCTGGTGCGGCTCGCCGCCGATCTTCTCGTCGCCACCTTCGCGCCGGAGGACGCGCCAAACCCTCCCCAGCCCGGACCGGCGGCGGTCCGGGCGATGGACGCGGCCTCGTGCCCTGGCGGCGCTGGCTGA
- a CDS encoding response regulator transcription factor, with protein MRLLVIEDDPDLNRQLAAALEAAGYAVDRAYDGEEGRFLGDTETYDAVVLDLGLPKMDGISVLEAWRQAGRTMPVLILTARDRWSEKVQGFDAGADDYVPKPFHMEEVLARLRALLRRAAGQATSEFTCGPVRLDARAGRVTVAGAPVRLTSHEYRLLAYLMHQQGRVVSRAEIVEHLYDQDFDRDSNTIEVFVGRLRKKLGVDVIQTVRGLGYMVTAPAAMRD; from the coding sequence ATGCGCCTGCTTGTCATCGAGGACGACCCCGATCTCAACCGCCAGCTCGCCGCCGCGCTGGAGGCGGCGGGCTATGCCGTCGACCGCGCCTATGACGGCGAGGAGGGCCGGTTCCTCGGCGACACGGAAACCTATGACGCCGTCGTGCTCGATCTCGGCCTGCCGAAGATGGACGGCATCTCGGTGCTGGAGGCGTGGCGGCAGGCCGGCCGCACCATGCCGGTGCTGATCCTCACCGCCCGCGACCGCTGGAGCGAGAAGGTGCAGGGCTTCGATGCCGGCGCCGACGACTACGTGCCCAAGCCTTTCCACATGGAGGAAGTGCTGGCGCGGCTGCGCGCGCTGCTGCGCCGCGCCGCCGGCCAGGCCACCAGCGAGTTCACGTGCGGCCCGGTGCGGCTCGACGCCCGCGCCGGGCGCGTCACGGTGGCCGGCGCGCCGGTGCGGCTCACCTCGCACGAATACCGGCTGCTCGCCTATCTGATGCACCAGCAGGGCCGGGTGGTGTCGCGCGCCGAGATCGTCGAGCACCTGTACGACCAGGATTTCGACCGCGATTCCAACACCATCGAGGTGTTCGTCGGCCGCCTGAGGAAGAAGCTCGGGGTCGATGTGATCCAGACCGTGCGCGGCCTCGGCTATATGGTGACGGCCCCGGCCGCGATGAGGGATTGA
- a CDS encoding DUF2163 domain-containing protein, translating to MRTLPETLAAALAGGATTLARCWIVRRRDGVVVGFTEHDADLDVAGILCRAGAGFDGSEVTSSLGFAADAHELAGALADDTLSEDDLAAGRFDGATIELWLVDWSAPERRVLLRAGELGEVTRTGAAFTVEVRALACRLDETRGRLYTAACDADLGDGRCGVDLATATFRAAGTVASVSSATRLLAGGLAAFADGWFTGGRLVWQSGANAGLAVEIRTHRTDAAGVALALWQKPPQPMAAGDAFVLSAGCDKRFSTCRDRFANAVNFRGFPHIPGNDVVIRYAVAGEPGNDGRARSS from the coding sequence GTGAGGACGCTTCCCGAAACGCTTGCCGCGGCGCTCGCCGGCGGCGCCACCACGCTCGCCCGCTGCTGGATCGTGCGGCGGCGCGACGGCGTGGTGGTGGGCTTCACCGAGCACGACGCCGACCTCGACGTCGCCGGCATCCTCTGCCGTGCCGGCGCCGGGTTCGACGGCTCGGAGGTGACGAGTTCTCTCGGTTTCGCCGCCGACGCCCACGAACTGGCCGGCGCGCTCGCCGACGACACGCTCAGCGAGGACGACCTCGCCGCCGGCCGCTTCGACGGCGCGACGATCGAGCTGTGGCTGGTCGATTGGAGTGCGCCGGAGCGTCGCGTGCTGCTGCGCGCGGGCGAGCTTGGCGAGGTGACGCGCACCGGTGCTGCCTTCACCGTCGAGGTGCGCGCCCTTGCCTGCCGGCTCGATGAGACGCGCGGCCGGCTCTACACCGCGGCCTGCGACGCCGACCTCGGCGACGGGCGCTGCGGCGTCGATCTGGCGACCGCCACGTTTCGCGCCGCCGGCACGGTGGCCTCCGTGTCGTCGGCGACGCGGCTTCTCGCCGGAGGGCTCGCCGCCTTCGCCGATGGCTGGTTCACCGGCGGCCGGCTGGTGTGGCAAAGCGGTGCCAATGCCGGCCTCGCGGTCGAGATCCGGACGCACCGCACGGACGCCGCGGGCGTGGCGCTGGCGCTGTGGCAGAAGCCGCCGCAGCCGATGGCGGCGGGCGATGCGTTCGTTCTTTCCGCCGGCTGCGACAAGCGCTTTTCCACCTGCCGCGACCGCTTCGCCAACGCCGTCAATTTCCGCGGCTTTCCGCACATTCCCGGCAACGATGTGGTGATCCGCTATGCGGTGGCCGGCGAGCCCGGCAATGACGGCCGGGCTCGCAGTTCGTAG
- a CDS encoding NlpC/P60 family protein gives MSPIRIAAVAAARRWIGTPYRHQASVIGVGCDCLGLVRGVWRELYGSEPEIAPAYTPDWAEAAGREALAEAAGRHLVPRALDDAQPGDVLIFRWRAGLPAKHAAILTEPARMVHAHDGAAVAEVALTAWWRRRLAFVFAFPER, from the coding sequence ATGTCCCCCATCCGCATCGCCGCCGTCGCTGCCGCGCGGCGCTGGATCGGCACACCCTATCGCCATCAGGCTTCCGTCATCGGCGTGGGCTGCGATTGCCTCGGCCTGGTGCGCGGGGTGTGGCGCGAGCTTTACGGCTCCGAGCCCGAGATCGCCCCGGCCTACACCCCTGATTGGGCGGAAGCGGCGGGCCGCGAGGCGCTGGCCGAGGCCGCCGGCCGCCACCTCGTGCCGCGCGCGCTCGACGATGCCCAGCCCGGCGACGTGCTGATCTTCCGCTGGCGCGCCGGCCTGCCGGCCAAGCACGCGGCCATTCTGACCGAACCCGCGCGCATGGTTCACGCCCATGACGGCGCGGCGGTGGCCGAGGTCGCGCTCACCGCGTGGTGGCGCCGCCGCCTCGCCTTCGTCTTCGCCTTTCCGGAGCGCTGA
- a CDS encoding DUF2793 domain-containing protein — protein sequence MSDSPNLALPFLAAGQAQKHVTLNEALLMLDALVQCAVESRTLAAPPATPTDGQRFVVAGGGAGEWAGQGGAIAVSADGGWRFIAPRDGWQAFVRDEGVVLSFLAGAWLPGLARTAHGGALSLHAIEAEVTLSGASVTSSLVIESRRTCLGVAARTIQAITGATSFKVGIAGEPAKFGDLLGLDEGASNIGIIGPTGFYADTPVVITANGGAFTGGRVRLVLYALGFTAPAA from the coding sequence ATGTCCGATAGTCCCAATCTCGCACTGCCGTTTCTCGCCGCCGGTCAGGCGCAGAAGCACGTCACGCTCAACGAGGCGCTGCTGATGCTCGATGCGCTGGTGCAGTGCGCGGTGGAAAGCCGCACGCTCGCCGCGCCGCCGGCTACGCCGACCGACGGCCAGCGCTTCGTGGTGGCCGGCGGCGGTGCCGGCGAGTGGGCCGGGCAGGGCGGCGCCATCGCGGTGTCTGCGGATGGCGGCTGGCGCTTCATCGCCCCGCGCGACGGCTGGCAGGCCTTCGTGCGCGACGAGGGCGTGGTGCTGAGCTTTCTCGCTGGCGCGTGGCTGCCGGGCCTTGCCCGCACCGCGCATGGCGGCGCGCTGTCGCTGCACGCCATCGAGGCGGAGGTGACCTTGTCCGGCGCGTCGGTGACATCGTCGCTGGTGATCGAGAGCCGCCGCACCTGCCTCGGCGTTGCGGCGCGCACGATTCAAGCCATCACCGGCGCAACCTCGTTCAAGGTGGGCATTGCCGGCGAGCCGGCGAAGTTCGGCGACCTGCTCGGCCTCGATGAGGGCGCGAGCAATATCGGCATCATCGGCCCCACCGGCTTCTATGCCGACACGCCGGTGGTGATCACCGCCAATGGCGGCGCCTTCACCGGCGGCAGGGTGCGGCTCGTGCTCTATGCGCTGGGCTTCACCGCCCCGGCCGCGTGA
- a CDS encoding phage tail assembly chaperone → MPWRRWLSFAFGVLRWPPDAVWAATPCELAHAARALMRDAPPPLDRATLEALMAHHPDGRP, encoded by the coding sequence GTGCCCTGGCGGCGCTGGCTGAGCTTCGCCTTCGGCGTGCTGCGCTGGCCGCCGGATGCGGTGTGGGCGGCGACGCCGTGCGAACTCGCGCATGCCGCGCGCGCCCTCATGCGCGATGCGCCGCCGCCGCTCGACCGCGCGACGCTCGAGGCGCTGATGGCGCATCATCCGGATGGGAGACCGTGA
- a CDS encoding DUF2460 domain-containing protein: MPAFHDILFPLDVALGARGGPERKTEIVSLGSGREERNARWAHSRRRWNAGYGVKSLTALAGVVAFFEERRGRLYGFRWRDRLDHASGPPDGAVAATDQPLGVGDGIRTAFQLVKTYGGAHAPYVRPIVKPVAGSVQVALGGVAQAAGFAVDSATGLVTFAAAPAMGVVVSAGFLFDVPVRFDADRLDIDLSAFAAGEIPSIPVVEIRL; encoded by the coding sequence GTGCCCGCCTTCCACGACATCCTGTTCCCGCTCGATGTGGCGCTGGGCGCCCGCGGCGGCCCCGAACGCAAGACCGAGATCGTCTCGCTCGGCTCCGGCCGCGAGGAGCGCAACGCCCGCTGGGCGCATTCGCGACGGCGCTGGAACGCCGGCTACGGCGTCAAGTCGCTGACGGCGCTGGCCGGCGTCGTCGCCTTCTTCGAGGAGCGGCGCGGCCGGCTCTACGGCTTCCGCTGGCGCGACCGGCTCGACCATGCCTCCGGCCCGCCGGACGGGGCGGTCGCGGCCACCGACCAGCCGCTGGGGGTCGGCGATGGAATCCGCACCGCCTTCCAGCTGGTGAAGACCTATGGCGGCGCGCACGCGCCCTATGTGCGCCCCATCGTCAAGCCGGTCGCGGGCAGCGTGCAGGTTGCGCTGGGCGGCGTCGCGCAGGCGGCGGGGTTCGCGGTCGATTCGGCGACCGGCCTCGTCACCTTCGCCGCTGCCCCGGCCATGGGCGTGGTGGTCAGTGCCGGCTTCCTGTTCGACGTGCCGGTGCGCTTCGATGCCGACCGGCTCGACATCGATCTCTCGGCCTTCGCGGCCGGCGAGATCCCGTCCATTCCGGTGGTGGAGATCCGGCTGTGA
- a CDS encoding YdcH family protein, with protein sequence MSHVRHELDEEFPADAETIRRLAGENAEFAALAERYHLVNGEIHRIETGEDPASDVRWEDLKKERLMLKDSIAKQITTLTKA encoded by the coding sequence ATGAGCCACGTTCGCCACGAGCTCGACGAGGAATTCCCCGCCGATGCCGAAACCATCCGCCGCCTGGCCGGCGAGAACGCCGAATTCGCCGCGCTGGCGGAGCGCTATCATCTCGTCAATGGCGAAATTCATCGCATCGAGACTGGCGAAGACCCTGCCTCCGACGTGCGCTGGGAGGATCTGAAGAAGGAGCGGCTGATGCTGAAGGACAGCATCGCCAAGCAGATCACCACCCTCACGAAAGCCTGA
- a CDS encoding spike base protein, RCAP_Rcc01079 family, giving the protein MTYSADRDPFARNAVSAAAPGRRLVTITPHDTNQLNPYVRALRVTVPSTVALTNGLATFSIVDIDAPDDATLTPISVAPGVCDIPIGARLVRATGFPAGLIVQGYV; this is encoded by the coding sequence ATGACCTATTCCGCCGATCGCGATCCGTTCGCGCGCAATGCCGTCTCGGCGGCGGCGCCGGGCCGCCGGCTGGTGACCATCACCCCGCACGACACCAACCAGCTCAATCCCTATGTGCGGGCGCTGCGCGTGACGGTGCCGAGCACGGTGGCGCTCACCAACGGCCTCGCCACCTTCAGCATCGTCGATATCGACGCGCCCGACGATGCGACGCTCACGCCGATCTCGGTGGCGCCCGGCGTCTGCGACATCCCGATCGGCGCGCGGCTGGTGCGGGCCACCGGCTTTCCGGCCGGCCTCATTGTGCAGGGCTATGTCTGA